One window of the Streptomyces sp. ITFR-21 genome contains the following:
- a CDS encoding ABC transporter ATP-binding protein, whose protein sequence is MISIESVTKRYPDGTTAVDRLSMEIPDGSITVLVGPSGCGKTTTLRMINRMVELSEGRILLDGADIRDQPVNALRRSMGYVIQNAGLFQHRTIVDNIATVPRMLGWDRTRARKRATDLMERVGLDASLATRYPYQLSGGQQQRVGVARALAADPPVLLMDEPFSAVDPIVRKGLQAELLRIQAELGKTIVFVTHDIDEAIRIGDMIAVMRTGGRLVQFAPPDELLSAPADAFIEDFLGTDRGIRRLSFFTSAGLELTTSPIVATDSTAQQIAERTTPDAAYLLVTDTDGRPLGWAEPTAVAGGGGVPTEGLLSPGRPFVFGRDSLRDALDCAVLSPTGWAVAVDGEGRVVGVTSQESIADAVRSAHAERGPHAVPAAETVQAGPAAGATGKSTRAAR, encoded by the coding sequence TTGATAAGCATCGAGTCAGTTACCAAGCGGTACCCCGACGGCACGACGGCGGTCGACCGCCTGTCGATGGAAATCCCGGACGGCTCCATCACCGTGCTGGTCGGGCCCTCCGGCTGCGGGAAGACCACGACCCTGCGCATGATCAACCGGATGGTGGAGCTGAGCGAGGGCAGGATCCTGCTCGACGGGGCGGACATCCGCGACCAGCCGGTCAACGCGCTGCGCCGGTCGATGGGCTACGTCATCCAGAACGCCGGCCTCTTCCAGCACCGCACCATCGTGGACAACATCGCCACGGTGCCCCGGATGCTTGGCTGGGACCGCACCCGGGCCCGCAAGCGGGCCACCGACCTGATGGAGCGGGTCGGTCTGGACGCCTCGCTCGCCACCCGCTACCCGTACCAGCTCTCCGGCGGGCAGCAGCAGCGCGTCGGGGTGGCCAGGGCGCTCGCGGCGGACCCGCCGGTGCTGCTGATGGACGAGCCGTTCTCCGCGGTGGACCCCATCGTGCGCAAGGGGCTGCAGGCGGAGCTGCTGCGGATCCAGGCCGAGCTGGGCAAGACCATCGTCTTCGTCACCCACGACATCGACGAGGCGATCCGGATCGGGGACATGATCGCGGTGATGCGCACCGGCGGCCGGCTGGTCCAGTTCGCGCCGCCGGACGAGCTGCTGTCGGCGCCGGCCGACGCGTTCATCGAGGACTTCCTCGGTACCGACCGCGGCATCCGGCGGCTGTCCTTCTTCACCTCCGCCGGCCTTGAGCTGACCACCTCGCCGATCGTCGCGACCGACTCCACCGCCCAGCAGATCGCCGAGCGCACCACGCCGGACGCGGCGTACCTGCTGGTCACCGACACCGACGGCAGGCCGCTCGGCTGGGCGGAGCCGACCGCGGTGGCGGGCGGCGGCGGGGTCCCGACCGAGGGGCTGCTGTCCCCCGGGCGGCCGTTCGTGTTCGGCCGGGACTCGCTGCGGGACGCGCTGGACTGCGCGGTGCTCTCCCCCACCGGCTGGGCGGTCGCGGTGGACGGCGAGGGACGGGTGGTGGGCGTCACCTCGCAGGAGTCGATCGCCGACGCCGTCCGCAGCGCCCACGCCGAGCGCGGCCCGCACGCCGTGCCCGCCGCGGAGACCGTGCAGGCCGGGCCGGCCGCCGGGGCCACCGGCAAGAGCACCCGGGCCGCCCGATGA
- a CDS encoding acyl-CoA dehydrogenase family protein — translation MSTAMQECERTARDEGLAAGLDAALSGIEVTGTAPGRYAAVSIRQVPAGSSVRTHSIADREDVVFVECPGERPGGPRVAEVGRLLAAVRLGLARRLLDQAVEHLTERTGGGEPLIRKQMVTGNIADIIGEVELLRAYAQSRTDPAAVGDLHNRIDDLGRQVAKLFGAIGYIADHPARALYVSSLVANTWIGRQGAEE, via the coding sequence ATGAGCACCGCCATGCAGGAATGCGAGAGGACAGCGAGAGACGAGGGACTCGCGGCGGGTCTCGACGCCGCCCTGTCCGGGATCGAGGTGACCGGTACGGCGCCCGGCCGCTATGCCGCGGTCAGTATCCGGCAGGTGCCGGCCGGGAGCAGCGTACGCACCCACAGCATCGCCGACCGCGAGGACGTGGTCTTCGTGGAGTGCCCGGGGGAGCGACCCGGCGGCCCCCGGGTGGCCGAGGTCGGCCGGCTGCTGGCCGCGGTCCGGCTGGGCCTGGCCCGCCGGCTGCTCGACCAGGCCGTCGAGCACCTGACGGAGCGCACCGGCGGCGGCGAGCCGCTGATCCGCAAGCAGATGGTCACCGGCAACATCGCCGACATCATCGGCGAGGTGGAGCTGCTGCGGGCCTACGCGCAGTCGCGGACCGACCCGGCGGCGGTCGGCGACCTGCACAACCGGATCGACGACCTGGGACGGCAGGTGGCCAAGCTCTTCGGCGCCATCGGCTACATCGCAGACCACCCGGCACGGGCGCTGTACGTCTCGTCGCTGGTGGCCAACACGTGGATCGGCAGACAGGGGGCAGAGGAATGA
- a CDS encoding 3-oxoacyl-[acyl-carrier-protein] synthase III C-terminal domain-containing protein: protein MTTGLSRIAVRLPSRMEPVDDVLTRLDRGVTERKMFAKVYGLQQSPTLADGERTEDLLAEAGRAALDGGTAGLVLYGHTLLTQEFGYRGGFPDRLRAELGLPGARFYGLSHINCTSVLRSIELGRRFLARPGADPDDRVLVLGGDHGSINDRSRFVPGMTVGGDGVVAFMVHRTGPGRPARFRYLSGAAGRDARFHSNLRMTAEEFALFGKVCAEQAVVTVRRAAHEAGLGLGDIDWVMPHLSNRMFWRTFSSESGIPKDRICLDLIPRQGHNFGADALMALDHADRTGRLRPGDRCALVSLGQGAYFQAFIFEVAED from the coding sequence ATGACCACCGGCCTGTCCCGTATCGCGGTCCGGCTGCCCAGCCGGATGGAGCCGGTCGACGACGTCCTGACCCGGCTCGACCGCGGCGTCACCGAACGCAAGATGTTCGCCAAGGTCTACGGACTCCAGCAGAGCCCGACCCTCGCCGACGGCGAGCGGACTGAGGATTTGCTGGCCGAGGCCGGCCGTGCCGCCCTCGACGGCGGCACGGCGGGACTCGTCCTGTACGGGCACACCCTGCTCACCCAGGAGTTCGGCTACCGGGGCGGCTTCCCCGACCGGCTCCGCGCCGAACTGGGCCTGCCCGGCGCCCGCTTCTACGGGCTCTCGCACATCAACTGCACCTCCGTACTGCGCTCCATCGAGCTGGGCCGCCGCTTCCTGGCCCGGCCCGGGGCCGACCCCGACGACCGGGTACTGGTACTCGGCGGCGACCACGGCAGCATCAACGACCGGTCCCGGTTCGTACCGGGCATGACGGTCGGCGGGGACGGGGTGGTGGCCTTCATGGTGCACCGCACCGGTCCCGGCCGCCCGGCCCGGTTCCGGTACCTCAGCGGCGCGGCCGGCCGTGACGCCCGCTTCCACAGCAACCTGCGGATGACGGCGGAGGAGTTCGCGCTGTTCGGCAAGGTCTGCGCCGAGCAGGCGGTCGTCACCGTACGCCGCGCCGCGCACGAGGCCGGCCTCGGCCTCGGCGACATCGACTGGGTGATGCCGCACCTGTCCAACCGGATGTTCTGGCGCACCTTCAGCAGCGAGTCGGGCATCCCCAAGGACCGGATCTGCCTGGACCTGATCCCCCGGCAGGGCCACAACTTCGGCGCGGACGCGCTGATGGCGCTCGACCACGCCGACCGAACGGGACGGCTGCGCCCCGGCGACCGCTGCGCGCTCGTCTCACTCGGACAGGGCGCCTACTTCCAGGCGTTCATCTTCGAAGTCGCGGAGGACTGA
- a CDS encoding cytochrome P450 — MPVETGGPAPRFPWPPGPFGGEPREFAQRREQCPFGRVSLRSGHEAILALDYADIAAAIGDTRLSRNALTKPGAPRWTKASNIFTDPISLVNQDGPDHMRQRQTLAASLTPARVRAWRPLIAETTGRLLDSVEAGGRPGELMEGYFKPLPIRIICRLLGVPLADQDTFCGWSNAFMSTVVVTEDEREQAIREFMDYTRGLVEEQRARPTDNLMGQLVSACYVDGKLSDEELFYVLVGVIAAGTDTITNVLSRITLTLLRDDRAKWQQVADAGGVSTAVLEELLRFVQQGNGAMLRVALEDVELPSGTVRAGETLALPLSAAGLDPKAYPDPHQLHFDRVSPPRTLMFGGGAHYCVGIHLAKAQLQIGLQSLMERFPALDLAVDPRQLRFSKGELLTTIKAFPAVW; from the coding sequence ATGCCCGTTGAGACAGGTGGTCCAGCGCCGCGCTTCCCCTGGCCGCCGGGACCCTTCGGCGGCGAGCCGCGCGAGTTCGCGCAGCGGCGCGAGCAGTGCCCGTTCGGCAGGGTCAGCCTGCGCAGCGGCCACGAGGCGATCCTCGCGCTGGACTACGCGGACATCGCCGCCGCCATCGGGGACACCCGGCTGTCCAGGAACGCGCTGACCAAGCCGGGCGCCCCGCGCTGGACCAAGGCGTCGAACATCTTCACCGACCCGATATCCCTGGTGAACCAGGACGGCCCGGACCACATGCGGCAGCGCCAGACGCTGGCGGCCTCGCTCACCCCGGCCCGGGTACGGGCCTGGCGGCCGCTGATCGCCGAGACGACCGGGCGACTGCTGGACTCGGTGGAGGCCGGCGGCCGGCCCGGGGAGCTGATGGAGGGCTACTTCAAGCCGCTGCCGATCCGGATCATCTGCCGGCTGCTGGGGGTGCCGCTGGCGGACCAGGACACGTTCTGCGGCTGGTCCAACGCATTCATGTCCACCGTGGTCGTCACCGAGGACGAGCGGGAGCAGGCCATCAGGGAGTTCATGGACTACACCCGCGGCCTGGTCGAGGAGCAGCGGGCGCGCCCCACCGACAACCTGATGGGCCAACTGGTCAGCGCCTGCTACGTGGACGGCAAGCTCTCCGACGAGGAGCTGTTCTACGTGCTGGTCGGCGTGATCGCGGCCGGTACCGACACCATCACCAACGTCCTCAGCCGGATCACGCTGACCCTGCTGCGCGACGACCGGGCCAAGTGGCAGCAGGTCGCCGACGCGGGCGGGGTGTCCACGGCGGTACTGGAGGAGCTGCTGCGCTTCGTCCAGCAGGGCAACGGCGCGATGCTGCGGGTCGCGCTGGAGGACGTCGAGCTGCCGTCGGGCACGGTCAGGGCCGGCGAGACGCTGGCGTTGCCGCTGTCGGCGGCCGGTCTGGACCCGAAGGCGTACCCCGACCCGCACCAGCTGCACTTCGACCGGGTCTCGCCACCGCGCACCCTGATGTTCGGCGGCGGCGCGCACTACTGCGTGGGCATCCACCTGGCCAAGGCGCAGCTGCAGATCGGCCTGCAGAGTCTGATGGAGCGCTTCCCGGCGCTGGACCTCGCGGTGGACCCGCGGCAGCTGCGCTTCTCCAAGGGGGAGCTGCTGACCACCATCAAGGCGTTCCCCGCGGTCTGGTGA
- a CDS encoding ABC transporter permease translates to MNVLHFIHVFFSDGANWHGQYGIPHRLLEHVEYTLMALGIAAAVALPVGLVTGHTGRGGNALALIATAARALPSFGLLVLMFLLFGLGLVPVMIPLVALAVPPILVTTYEAMRTVDPSPVDAARGMGMPPARVLFQVELPVALPLILSGLRSAAIQVVSTASIAAYVSLGGLGRFVVDGLYQRHYDKVVGGATLIAALALVTIGVFWAVARLAVSPGVRRR, encoded by the coding sequence ATGAACGTCCTGCACTTCATCCACGTCTTCTTCAGCGACGGCGCGAACTGGCACGGCCAGTACGGCATCCCGCACCGCCTGCTGGAGCACGTCGAGTACACCCTGATGGCGCTCGGCATCGCCGCCGCCGTCGCGCTGCCGGTCGGCCTGGTCACCGGCCACACCGGGCGCGGCGGCAACGCGCTGGCCCTGATCGCCACCGCGGCGCGGGCACTGCCGAGCTTCGGTCTGCTGGTACTGATGTTCCTGCTGTTCGGGCTCGGCCTGGTGCCGGTGATGATCCCGCTGGTCGCCCTCGCCGTACCGCCGATCCTGGTGACCACGTACGAGGCCATGCGGACCGTCGACCCCTCGCCGGTGGACGCCGCCCGCGGGATGGGCATGCCGCCGGCGCGAGTGCTCTTCCAGGTCGAGCTGCCGGTCGCGCTGCCCCTGATCCTCAGCGGTCTGCGCTCGGCGGCGATCCAGGTCGTCTCCACGGCGTCCATCGCCGCCTATGTGAGCCTCGGCGGCCTCGGCCGCTTCGTCGTGGACGGCCTCTACCAGCGCCACTACGACAAGGTGGTGGGCGGCGCGACCCTGATCGCGGCGCTGGCGCTGGTGACCATCGGCGTGTTCTGGGCGGTCGCCCGGCTCGCGGTGTCGCCGGGGGTGCGGCGCCGCTGA
- a CDS encoding acyl carrier protein — MNRSQIINHVSIALSTVLNREVPQLTEESRLFEDLALDSTSVIELLMGLEDTIALEIDPDELEPEVFRTVGSLTDYIEAGFAKTAAV; from the coding sequence ATGAACCGCTCGCAGATCATCAACCACGTCAGCATCGCCCTGTCCACCGTCCTCAACCGCGAGGTGCCGCAGCTGACCGAGGAGTCCCGGCTCTTCGAGGACCTGGCCCTGGACTCCACCAGCGTCATCGAGCTGCTGATGGGCCTGGAGGACACCATCGCGCTGGAGATCGACCCGGACGAGCTGGAGCCGGAGGTGTTCCGTACCGTCGGCAGCCTCACGGACTACATCGAGGCCGGATTCGCCAAGACCGCGGCGGTCTGA
- a CDS encoding type III PLP-dependent enzyme, translating to MKIQGIEYRELAERFGTPLYVYDAEVLTSTITELRGVLHPAIEVFFSLKSNPNVSVFNTLRAGGARAEVSSLVELRTALLAGAQPHDIIFLGPGKSDRELIACLETGIYAIVCESFAELDRIELLAAERDLYQRVLLRINPAVAVQGSRLTMGGKPRQFGIDEAEVLAAGDLASKYRHADVAGVHVYMGTRILDADVVAKNTRYILDLAERVVSSTGIRLDAVDIGGGLGVAYFDGEEDIDAKSVAEVLNPMLEEFVSLHPGTRLIMESGRYLAGRAGVYVLGVRYVKESMGERFAVADGGTHHHMAAVGIGSFVKRNFPAVALDRDEDADPGELQSWNVTGPLCTPNDTLLKHAQLPALEPGDLIGVLRSGAYGPSASPGLFLSHGFPAEVLVHDGQAHLVRDRDQPEDLLRPQHLLDLTATTATTTSGK from the coding sequence ATGAAGATCCAGGGCATCGAGTACAGGGAACTGGCCGAACGCTTCGGCACCCCCTTGTACGTCTACGACGCGGAAGTCCTCACCAGCACGATCACCGAGCTGCGCGGGGTGCTGCACCCGGCGATCGAGGTCTTCTTCTCGCTGAAGTCGAACCCGAACGTGAGCGTGTTCAACACCCTGCGGGCCGGCGGCGCACGCGCCGAGGTCTCCTCGCTGGTGGAGCTGCGCACCGCGCTGCTGGCCGGCGCGCAGCCGCACGACATCATCTTCCTCGGCCCCGGCAAGAGCGACCGCGAGCTGATCGCCTGCCTGGAGACCGGCATCTACGCGATCGTCTGCGAGTCCTTCGCCGAACTGGACCGGATCGAGCTGCTGGCCGCCGAACGCGACCTGTACCAGCGGGTGCTGCTGCGGATCAACCCGGCCGTCGCGGTCCAGGGGTCGCGGCTGACCATGGGCGGCAAGCCCCGCCAGTTCGGCATCGACGAGGCGGAGGTGCTGGCGGCGGGCGACCTGGCGTCGAAGTACCGGCACGCCGACGTCGCCGGGGTGCACGTCTACATGGGCACCCGCATCCTCGACGCCGACGTGGTCGCCAAGAACACCCGCTACATCCTCGACCTGGCCGAGCGGGTGGTGAGCAGCACCGGCATCCGGCTCGACGCGGTCGACATCGGCGGCGGCCTGGGCGTGGCGTACTTCGACGGCGAGGAGGACATCGACGCCAAGTCGGTCGCCGAGGTGCTCAACCCGATGCTGGAGGAGTTCGTCTCGCTGCACCCGGGCACCCGCCTGATCATGGAGTCCGGCCGCTACCTGGCCGGCCGGGCCGGGGTGTACGTGCTCGGCGTCCGGTACGTCAAGGAGTCCATGGGCGAGCGGTTCGCCGTCGCGGACGGCGGCACCCATCACCACATGGCCGCGGTCGGCATCGGCTCCTTCGTCAAGCGCAACTTCCCCGCCGTCGCGCTCGACCGCGACGAGGACGCCGACCCCGGTGAGCTCCAGTCCTGGAACGTCACCGGCCCGCTGTGCACCCCCAACGACACCCTCCTCAAGCACGCCCAGCTGCCGGCGCTCGAACCCGGCGACCTGATCGGCGTACTGCGCTCGGGCGCCTACGGGCCCTCCGCGTCGCCCGGCCTCTTCCTCAGCCACGGCTTCCCGGCCGAGGTCCTGGTCCACGACGGCCAGGCGCACCTGGTACGGGACCGCGACCAGCCGGAGGACCTGCTGCGCCCCCAGCACCTGCTCGACCTGACCGCCACCACCGCCACCACGACGTCCGGAAAGTGA
- a CDS encoding 3-oxoacyl-ACP synthase III family protein has translation MQELSEPLALTSSQVLLFTRFLGLNRVAVAPGVELADMLTSAGEDALDGVDRDSVRYLVHAHTMQHAAPPSQHMLEDVRRRLGLRNASVFGLSHMNCVVGLYALQIARFLLDGAHPDEKVLVVTGDKILSHQIHLIPETTVMGEAAAAALVGRDPSGDRIVGRAVDVLGRFYQCLSCPEDLRMEYKQIYADRLSSVMRKAVEDAGCDPLDIAAVLPHNVNRLSWKRICAELGIPVERVYLDNVPKLGHCFSSDPFINLAAARESARVKPGDLVLMASAGLGAAFAATVVQVGEGRDQ, from the coding sequence GTGCAGGAACTGAGCGAGCCGCTCGCTCTGACATCGAGCCAGGTACTCCTCTTCACCCGCTTTCTCGGCCTCAACCGGGTCGCCGTCGCCCCCGGTGTCGAACTGGCCGACATGCTCACCTCGGCCGGCGAGGACGCGCTCGACGGAGTCGACCGGGACTCGGTGCGGTACCTGGTCCACGCGCACACCATGCAGCACGCCGCCCCGCCGTCCCAGCACATGCTGGAGGACGTACGGCGGCGGCTGGGCCTGCGCAACGCCTCGGTCTTCGGCCTGTCCCACATGAACTGCGTGGTCGGCCTGTACGCGCTGCAGATCGCCCGCTTCCTGCTCGACGGCGCCCACCCGGACGAGAAAGTACTGGTCGTCACCGGCGACAAGATCCTCTCGCACCAGATCCACCTCATCCCCGAGACCACGGTCATGGGCGAGGCCGCCGCCGCCGCGCTGGTGGGCCGCGACCCGTCCGGCGACCGGATCGTCGGCCGCGCGGTGGACGTACTGGGCCGCTTCTACCAGTGCCTGAGCTGCCCGGAGGACCTGCGGATGGAGTACAAGCAGATCTACGCCGACCGGCTCAGCTCCGTCATGCGGAAAGCGGTCGAGGACGCGGGCTGCGATCCGCTGGACATTGCCGCGGTCCTGCCGCACAACGTGAACCGGCTGTCCTGGAAAAGGATCTGCGCCGAACTGGGTATCCCGGTCGAACGGGTCTACCTCGATAATGTCCCGAAGCTCGGCCACTGCTTCAGCTCCGATCCTTTCATCAATCTGGCAGCGGCCCGGGAAAGTGCACGTGTAAAACCCGGAGATCTTGTGCTGATGGCCTCGGCCGGCCTCGGCGCGGCGTTCGCGGCAACGGTCGTCCAGGTTGGAGAAGGGAGAGATCAGTGA
- a CDS encoding ABC transporter permease, which yields MSGFFDIPSDLQHSYPGLIGLHLKEALLPVLGGLVVALPLGQLCVRFRWLYPPVLWVTTVLYAIPSLAFFVVLIDYTGATETTVMIPLAVYSLVLLVPAIVDGVRSVPPETLAAATAMGMNPLRRYVFVQLPIAVPAIIAGLRLAVVSSISLVSVGALIGNQGALGNLLADSLFYHRTELAVNSVVTTAVLAIVLDGLLVLLRVLLTPWMPRAARARGRGRAAGPRPEPVATALEDAAR from the coding sequence ATGAGCGGCTTCTTCGACATCCCGAGCGATCTCCAGCACTCCTATCCGGGCCTGATCGGCCTGCACCTGAAGGAGGCCCTGCTGCCGGTGCTCGGCGGGCTGGTGGTCGCGCTGCCGCTGGGACAGCTGTGCGTCCGCTTCAGATGGCTGTATCCGCCGGTGCTGTGGGTGACCACGGTGCTCTACGCGATTCCGTCGCTGGCGTTCTTCGTGGTGCTCATCGACTACACCGGCGCCACCGAGACCACCGTGATGATCCCGCTGGCCGTCTACAGCCTGGTGCTGCTGGTGCCGGCCATTGTGGACGGCGTCCGCTCGGTGCCGCCGGAGACGCTGGCGGCGGCCACCGCGATGGGGATGAACCCGCTGCGGCGGTACGTCTTCGTCCAGCTGCCCATCGCGGTGCCCGCGATCATCGCCGGGCTGCGGCTCGCGGTGGTCTCCAGCATCAGCCTGGTCAGTGTCGGCGCGCTGATCGGCAACCAGGGCGCGCTGGGCAACCTGCTCGCCGACTCGCTCTTCTACCACCGCACCGAACTCGCGGTGAACTCGGTGGTCACCACGGCGGTGCTGGCGATCGTGCTGGACGGTCTGCTCGTCCTGCTGCGTGTCCTGCTCACCCCGTGGATGCCGCGGGCCGCCCGTGCCCGGGGCCGCGGCAGGGCGGCCGGCCCCCGGCCCGAGCCCGTGGCAACCGCTCTGGAGGACGCCGCCCGATGA
- a CDS encoding acyl-CoA dehydrogenase family protein, with the protein MIDFDARLRAIRDATREAAEDLRARALSVDADPDAMEQHFDSPTFALMRRAGTPEAYREPVPGLTDDLLDESSCLETVVGTLELARGDAGMILAAPGPALAGVIVRLLGDDEQQKRFFTKLHGGRVHTFFAMTEPGRGNDATAMETRLERDGGDGWLLHGKKRYIGNGARGGIGVVFARTGPSALSIRAALVEPGGPGWYGERLDMIGLRGAYLSELRFDGVPVAGDMLLGRHLPVTRRGMWGAIKTFNNMRIQVAAAAVGTALAMTEYVAEYRKNAPGIHQATNRAEAARELIYEAAARIDRDPERGYLSNVAKVGATGMAEQISRWACGALGPAGLLEHPLLEKWSRDVCAFEFMEGTGNIQRLHVAKGYQAGDADV; encoded by the coding sequence ATGATCGACTTCGACGCGAGGCTGCGCGCGATACGGGACGCCACCCGTGAGGCGGCCGAGGACCTGCGGGCCCGGGCGCTGTCGGTGGACGCCGACCCGGACGCGATGGAGCAGCACTTCGACTCCCCGACCTTCGCCCTGATGCGGCGGGCCGGCACCCCGGAGGCGTACCGCGAGCCGGTGCCCGGTCTCACCGACGACCTGCTGGACGAGTCCTCCTGCCTGGAGACCGTGGTCGGCACGCTGGAACTCGCCCGCGGCGACGCCGGGATGATCCTGGCCGCGCCCGGCCCCGCGCTGGCCGGCGTCATCGTCCGGCTGCTGGGCGACGACGAGCAGCAGAAGCGGTTCTTCACCAAGCTGCACGGCGGCCGGGTGCACACCTTCTTCGCGATGACCGAACCCGGCCGCGGCAACGACGCGACCGCCATGGAGACCCGGCTGGAGCGCGACGGCGGCGACGGCTGGCTGCTGCACGGCAAGAAGCGCTACATCGGCAACGGCGCCCGCGGCGGCATCGGCGTGGTCTTCGCCCGCACCGGCCCGTCCGCGCTGTCCATCCGCGCCGCCCTGGTCGAGCCCGGCGGGCCCGGCTGGTACGGCGAGCGCCTCGACATGATCGGCCTGCGCGGCGCCTACCTGAGCGAACTGCGCTTCGACGGCGTACCGGTGGCCGGCGACATGCTGCTCGGCCGGCACCTGCCGGTCACCCGGCGCGGCATGTGGGGCGCGATCAAGACCTTCAACAACATGCGCATCCAGGTGGCCGCCGCCGCGGTCGGCACCGCACTGGCCATGACCGAGTACGTCGCGGAGTACCGCAAGAACGCCCCCGGCATCCACCAGGCCACCAACAGGGCCGAGGCCGCCCGCGAGCTCATCTACGAGGCCGCCGCGCGGATCGACCGCGACCCGGAGCGCGGCTACCTGTCGAACGTCGCCAAGGTCGGCGCCACCGGGATGGCCGAGCAGATCTCCCGCTGGGCGTGCGGCGCGCTCGGCCCGGCCGGCCTGCTGGAGCACCCGCTGCTGGAGAAGTGGAGCCGGGACGTGTGCGCCTTCGAGTTCATGGAGGGCACCGGCAACATCCAGCGGCTGCACGTGGCCAAGGGCTACCAGGCGGGGGACGCGGATGTCTGA
- a CDS encoding ATP-grasp domain-containing protein — protein sequence MNFVERLKKDLTGDPGARFVFVNNFEVERSWAAGEPKLPGAGIAFAGATVNRMEEMGVLLADEGDVVVLKAPMDRAFAAYLTSLGAAAGRTVWAENSDPARMVTEDALVSPLLLEELRSLDDGRTYLMPLGISAAEEELSKETGLPLAGPTAQICKAVNGKIFSHRLVDELGLTAVPGTVAETVGELRGALTAQLARGGRAVVKESLGVSGRGMVVVEDERGANRLLRLIERRGGQAPANLVVESWIERAQDLNYQFVVGRTGEVRFETVKAAVLKNNVHQGHRFPVELPPAAVEELHHATQAIGKALHAEGYTGMVGVDAMLGPDGTLYPCLEINARFNMSTYQSRIAERFIPEGAHAIAATFGLRPTRVHGFSDVAEALGELLFDGSGRPGVLINNFATLNAAATDDGDFHGRLYAVCVAGSADDALALREEAERRLTEMARR from the coding sequence GTGAATTTCGTCGAACGGCTCAAGAAAGACCTCACCGGGGACCCCGGCGCCCGCTTCGTGTTCGTCAACAACTTCGAGGTGGAACGCAGCTGGGCGGCCGGCGAGCCCAAACTCCCCGGTGCCGGAATAGCGTTCGCCGGCGCCACGGTGAACCGTATGGAGGAAATGGGCGTCCTGCTGGCCGACGAGGGCGACGTGGTCGTCCTCAAGGCGCCGATGGACCGCGCGTTCGCCGCGTACCTCACCTCGCTCGGTGCCGCCGCCGGCCGCACCGTGTGGGCGGAGAACAGCGACCCGGCCCGGATGGTCACCGAGGACGCCCTGGTCTCCCCGCTGCTGCTGGAGGAGCTGCGGTCGCTCGACGACGGGCGCACCTACCTGATGCCGCTGGGCATCTCGGCCGCCGAGGAGGAGCTCTCCAAGGAGACCGGCCTCCCGCTGGCCGGCCCGACCGCCCAGATCTGCAAAGCCGTCAACGGCAAGATCTTCAGCCACCGGCTGGTCGACGAGCTCGGCCTGACCGCGGTGCCCGGCACCGTCGCCGAGACCGTCGGCGAGCTGCGGGGCGCGCTGACCGCGCAACTGGCCCGCGGCGGCCGGGCCGTGGTCAAGGAGTCGCTGGGTGTCTCCGGCCGCGGCATGGTCGTGGTCGAGGACGAGCGGGGCGCGAACCGGCTGCTGCGGCTGATCGAGCGGCGCGGCGGGCAGGCCCCGGCCAACCTGGTGGTCGAGTCGTGGATCGAGCGGGCCCAGGACCTCAACTACCAGTTCGTGGTGGGCCGCACCGGCGAGGTGCGGTTCGAGACGGTCAAGGCCGCCGTACTGAAGAACAACGTCCACCAGGGGCACCGCTTCCCCGTCGAGCTGCCGCCGGCGGCCGTCGAGGAGCTGCACCACGCGACGCAGGCGATCGGCAAGGCGCTGCACGCCGAGGGCTACACCGGCATGGTCGGCGTCGACGCGATGCTCGGCCCGGACGGCACCCTCTACCCGTGCCTGGAGATCAACGCCAGGTTCAACATGTCCACCTACCAGAGCCGGATCGCCGAGCGCTTCATCCCCGAGGGCGCCCACGCGATCGCCGCCACGTTCGGCTTGCGGCCGACCAGGGTGCACGGCTTCAGCGACGTGGCCGAGGCCCTCGGCGAGCTGCTCTTCGACGGCTCGGGCCGGCCCGGAGTGCTGATCAACAACTTCGCGACGCTGAACGCGGCGGCGACCGACGACGGCGACTTCCACGGGCGGCTCTACGCCGTCTGCGTCGCCGGGTCCGCCGACGACGCGCTGGCCCTGCGCGAAGAGGCGGAACGCCGCCTGACGGAAATGGCCCGGCGATGA